A genomic stretch from Microplitis mediator isolate UGA2020A chromosome 10, iyMicMedi2.1, whole genome shotgun sequence includes:
- the LOC130675392 gene encoding isocitrate dehydrogenase [NADP] cytoplasmic: MSVFPRCRFVNSYFVRSTSTFSSNSSNTFIDNRTLNIKRSEFKKKTLLGFSDQCSTSRSFTRSFSRTSAAMAKIKAGPVVDILGDEMTRIIWESIKDKLILPYLDIELHTYDLGIEHRDATNDQVTIDCAEAIKKYNVGIKCATITPDEKRVEEFKLKQMWKSPNGTIRNILGGTVFREAIICKNIPRLVTCWNEPIIIGRHAYGDQYKATDFVVPGAGKLEITWTGTDGSKIQHTVHEFKGAGVAQAQFNTDESIRAFAHSSFQFALARKYPLYLSTKNTILKKYDGRFKDIFQEIYDAEYKSKYEAAKIWYEHRLIDDMVAYAMKSNGGFVWACKNYDGDVQSDSVAQGYGSLGLMTSVLICPDGKTVEAEAAHGTVTRHFRQYQQGKETSTNPIASIFAWTRGLLHRAKLDNNPALKNFAETLEKVCIDTIEQGAMTKDLAICIKGMDNVKRSDYLETFEFMNKLADNLKKSLGK, translated from the exons ATGTCTGTCTTTCCCCGTTGCCGCTTCGTCAACAGCTATTTCGTTCGTTCGACCTCTACCTTCTCATCAAACTCCAGCAATACTTTCATTGACAACAGGACTTTGAACATAAAACgatcggagtttaaaaaaaaaacattacttGGCTTTTCTGATCAGTGTTCAACTTCACGTTCATTTACTAGATCATTCAGTAGAACTTCAGCTGCCATGGCTAAAATAAAG GCGGGGCCAGTAGTGGACATTTTGGGTGACGAAATGACTCGTATCATATGGGAGtcaataaaagataaattgaTCCTTCCCTACTTAGACATTGAACTCCACACTTATGATCTTGGTATCGAGCATCGCGATGCTACGAATGATCAAGTTACGATTGACTGTGCGGAGGCCATTAAGAAGTACAACGTCGGTATTAAGTGTGCAACGATAACTCCTGATGAGAAGAGAGTCGAGGAGTTCAAACTCAAGCAAATGTGGAAGAGTCCCAATGGGACTATTAGGAACATTCTAGGTGGTACCGTATTCCGAGAGgcaattatttgtaaaaacaTTCCGCGTTTGGTTACCTGCTGGAACGAGCCGATAATAATTGGCAGACACGCTTATGGAGATCAGTACAAAGCTACTGATTTTGTGGTACCTGGTGCGGGGAAGCTGGAGATAACATGGACGGGCACTGATGGCAGTAAAATACAGCACACTGTGCATGAGTTCAAAGGAGCTGGTGTTGCTCAAGCCCAATTTAATACTGATGAGAGCATACGCGCTTTTGCGCACAGCTCATTCCAGTTCGCACTTGCCAGGAAGTACCCGCTGTATTTATCTACAAAGAACACGATCCTCAAGAAGTACGACGGCAGATTCAAAGACATTTTCCAGGAGATCTACGACGCCGAGTACAAGAGCAAGTATGAGGCAGCTAAAATTTGGTACGAGCATCGTTTGATTGATGACATGGTCGCCTATGCCATGAAATCAAATGGCGGATTTGTTTGGGCTTGTAAAAATTACGACGGGGACGTCCAATCTGATTCGGTGGCTCAAGGTTACGGGTCACTCGGGTTGATGACCTCGGTCTTGATCTGTCCCGATGGCAAGACCGTCGAAGCCGAAGCTGCTCATGGCACAGTCACGCGACACTTCCGTCAATACCAACAGGGAAAAGAAACTTCGACCAATCCCATCGCTTCGATCTTCGCTTGGACTCGTGGGCTCCTTCATCGTGCGAAGCTTGATAATAATCcagctttgaaaaatttcgctGAAACTCTCGAAAAAGTTTGCATCGATACCATCGAGCAGGGCGCGATGACCAAAGACTTGGCGATTTGTATCAAGGGTATGGATAACGTTAAGCGATCAGATTATCTTGAGACTTTTGAATTCATGAACAAGCTCGCTGATAATCTCAAAAAAAGTCTTGGAAAGTGA
- the LOC130675391 gene encoding rRNA N6-adenosine-methyltransferase ZCCHC4: protein MESNIECFWSDLKSHPQCPHGPTLLFARRINEDLNKNDYFYACSACRDRKTCTFYLKKDEELTKAQKAKWQGEIKKYNHKYHHQKSYIRFNELLSEQPSRRAYCHTCEKLMSIDEVPKHPEHEVTKDVSNDQMYNPTTLLKPLTDSRKEAQFLFSKKTTSDITNLLINLGAKNVLCIGAPRIHEHITQNCDDKMSSLLLDFDGRFHDFFGPLSFCWYNLFNHHFFNKESQQIFKDFLTQDNGKDIYVVCDPPFGGRVEPMSQTMKMISDLHKKWNGLSEKDELKIIFILPYFMEPIMRFKSNPAGVDGGLKDLKMSDYRVDYDNHSLFRSGSTGRKFGSPVRIFTNIPLSLLKLPEDDGYKYCKRCDKWVSVENKHCKLCKTCASKDGRRYKHCKICNRCVKPAWEHCKKCERCAKVAHTCGAKPKVSGRCIKCNKTDHISNDCPGIVDAGNKILIKSQRKRKNDSGDNLNHKKQKLNDSDVIGRVVKNKKKHEKDEKMTKKVGGKKEKKNKKIAAEKENPEVEITKVKKMKVGKENEEVKEKDDEKINKSAKEPKDDSKPVLKKKIKMKVQELKGDSKITFKKNVINANCKLGLKKKSIK from the exons atggaaaGTAATATTGAATGTTTTTGGAGTGATCTCAAGTCTCATCCTCAGTGTCCGCATG gaCCAACATTATTGTTCGCCAGACGTATAAACGaagatcttaataaaaatgattatttttacgcCTGCTCAGCATGTCGGGATCGCAAGACATGtaccttttatttaaaaaaagacgaAGAGCTGACCAAGGCTCAGAAAGCAAAGTGGCAAGGagagattaaaaaatacaatcacAAGTACCATCATCAGAAAAGTTACATCCGGTTCAATGAACTGCTCTCTGAGCAACCTAGTAGACGTGCTTACTGTCACACGTGTGAAAAACTCATGTCCATTGACGAGGTTCCTAAGCATCCAGAGCATGAGGTGACCAAAGACGTGTCCAATGACCAAATGTACAACCCTACGACTCTGTTGAAACCTTTAACTGACTCAAGAAAAGAAGCtcagtttttattttccaaGAAGACGACATCCGACATCACCAATCTGCTGATAAATCTTGGCGCCAAAAATGTTCTGTGCATCGGAGCGCCCAGAATTCATGAGCACATCACCCAAAATTGTGATGATAAAATGTCTAGTCTTTTGTTGGACTTCGACGGAAGATTT CATGATTTCTTCGGGCCTCTGAGTTTCTGCTGGTACAATCTCTTCAACCATCACTTCTTCAACAAAGAATCCCAACAAATATTCAAAGATTTCCTCACCCAAGACAATGGCAAAGACATTTATGTTGTTTGCGATCCACCTTTTGGTGGTAGAGTTGAACCCATGTCGCAAACTATGAAAATGATCAGCGATTTGCATAAGAAGTGGAACGGACTGTCAGAAAAAgatgaattgaaaataattttcatcttGCCGTATTTCATGGAACCGATAATGCGTTTCAAGTCGAATCCTGCTGGTGTGGATGGCGGTTTGAAAGATTTGAAGATGTCCGACTACAGAGTCGACTATGACAATCATTCGTTGTTCAGGTCTGGGTCCACTGGTCGCAAGTTCGGAAGCCCTGTTCGTATTTTTACCAACATTCCTTTGAGTTTATTGAAGCTACCGGAAGATGACGGGTACAAGTATTGCAAGAGGTGCGACAAATGGGTGTCGGTTGAGAATAAACACTGCAAATTATGTAAGACTTGTGCGAGTAAGGACGGGAGACGGTATAAGCACTGCAAGATTTGTAATCGATGTGTTAAACCTGCGTGGGAGCACTGCAAGAAGTGTGAACGTTGTGCTAAAGTTGCACATACTTGCGGGGCAAAACCTAAAGTCAGCGGTCGTTGCATTAAATGCAATAAGACag atcATATTAGTAATGACTGCCCTGGAATAGTTGATGctggtaataaaattttaatcaaatcaCAAAGAAAACGGAAGAATGATTCTGGTGACAATTTGAATCATAAGAAACAAAAGTTGAATGATTCAGATGTGATTGGAAGAGTTGTGAAAAATAAGAAGAAACATGAGAAGGATGAAAAAATGACGAAGAAAGTGGGAgggaaaaaagaaaagaagaataaaaaaattgctgcGGAAAAAGAAAATCCAGAAGTGGAAATTacgaaagtaaaaaaaatgaaagttgGAAAAGAAAATGAAGAAGTGAAGGAAAAGGATGATGAGAAAATAAACAAGAGCGCGAAGGAACCAAAAGATGATTCAAAGCCtgttttaaagaaaaaaataaaaatgaaggtACAGGAATTGAAAGGTGATtcgaaaataacatttaagaAAAACGTTATAAATGCAAATTGTAAATTGGGATTGAAGAAGaagagtattaaataa